In one window of Oceanispirochaeta sp. M1 DNA:
- the lspA gene encoding signal peptidase II, with amino-acid sequence MSDTTAFPDGTASNRKTLMKPFILTILLIIADQITKLLVIAKIPYRTIAFTMWNDFFRLIHVRNTGVAFSMGDSLPLAFRKGLFILLPLIAMTVLVVYIVRSREETVFQKYCLAGILGGGLGNQIDRIFRPEGVVDFLDFRFYGLFGMERWPTFNIADASVVVFGILLFISFWGKEKEKK; translated from the coding sequence ATGAGTGATACAACAGCTTTCCCCGACGGGACTGCTTCCAATAGGAAAACCTTAATGAAGCCTTTTATTCTGACCATTCTGCTGATAATTGCAGATCAGATTACCAAGCTTCTGGTAATAGCAAAAATTCCATACAGAACAATTGCTTTTACCATGTGGAATGATTTTTTCAGATTGATTCACGTAAGGAATACAGGTGTAGCTTTCAGTATGGGTGATTCTCTGCCTCTGGCTTTCAGGAAGGGGCTTTTTATTCTCCTGCCTCTGATTGCCATGACAGTTCTTGTGGTTTATATCGTAAGAAGCAGAGAGGAGACAGTTTTTCAGAAATACTGTCTTGCCGGAATTCTAGGTGGCGGTCTGGGAAATCAGATTGATAGAATCTTCCGTCCCGAGGGTGTTGTGGATTTTCTGGATTTTCGTTTTTACGGACTTTTCGGAATGGAGCGCTGGCCCACATTTAATATTGCAGACGCATCAGTTGTTGTTTTCGGAATCCTCCTGTTCATATCGTTCTGGGGGAAGGAGAAAGAAAAGAAATGA
- a CDS encoding leader peptide processing enzyme produces the protein MNKKLNTILFMLGGTVLNVVLMLGLFVLFLFLGNKVLTPETGSNVKMLIFLLIIGFSVVGSFFLYSKIIKAITKKWNLEDYMHPIFSSKKRR, from the coding sequence ATGAATAAGAAATTGAATACCATACTTTTTATGTTAGGTGGAACCGTACTCAATGTAGTTCTAATGTTGGGGCTTTTTGTTTTGTTCCTCTTTTTAGGGAACAAGGTGCTGACACCCGAAACCGGCAGCAATGTTAAAATGCTGATATTCCTGCTGATTATCGGATTTTCTGTAGTAGGGTCTTTTTTCCTCTACTCCAAAATCATTAAAGCTATTACGAAAAAGTGGAATCTGGAGGACTATATGCATCCTATCTTTTCAAGCAAAAAGCGTAGATAA
- a CDS encoding MoxR family ATPase, with the protein MITIDPKEIPHSLNEGLKKVIQGQDELIRLFCAAILAGGHVLLEGLPGTGKTTLAQTLSALIDLSDFSRIQFTPDLLPYDITGVDVWNREESNFEFRPGPVFTHILLADEINRTTPKVQSALLEVMAEQQVSLGGKTYPLKDFFLVLATQNPLDHEGTYPLPEAQKDRFMIRLKPSYPDEDSELSILKSDPSHTILPELQPVCTLSSFMKCKDAAAGVFCEESLMKTIIRICAATRNSQDLYAGVSPRGALMLLAACRGLAFVSGRDFVTDQDIRDMAVPVLAHRVSTVSSDLDAGELITTISRKECDGLL; encoded by the coding sequence ATGATCACAATAGATCCCAAAGAAATTCCACATTCTCTAAATGAGGGACTCAAGAAAGTGATTCAGGGGCAGGATGAACTGATCCGTCTCTTCTGTGCCGCTATCCTGGCAGGTGGTCATGTCCTCCTTGAAGGGCTGCCCGGGACGGGTAAAACAACCCTGGCTCAGACCCTTTCAGCATTGATAGATTTATCTGATTTCTCAAGAATACAGTTTACCCCTGATCTGCTTCCCTATGATATTACCGGAGTGGATGTGTGGAATAGAGAAGAGTCAAATTTCGAATTTCGACCGGGCCCTGTTTTTACACATATTCTGCTTGCCGATGAGATAAACAGAACAACCCCTAAGGTCCAGTCGGCTCTCCTCGAGGTGATGGCGGAACAACAGGTGTCTCTTGGTGGTAAAACCTATCCCCTGAAAGATTTTTTTCTGGTCCTTGCTACTCAGAACCCATTGGATCATGAAGGGACCTACCCCCTTCCCGAGGCACAGAAAGACCGATTTATGATCCGTCTCAAGCCATCTTATCCTGATGAAGATTCAGAACTGTCCATACTGAAATCAGATCCTTCTCATACAATACTTCCGGAACTTCAGCCGGTCTGCACTCTTTCCAGCTTTATGAAATGCAAGGATGCTGCAGCGGGAGTTTTCTGTGAAGAGAGTCTTATGAAGACTATTATCAGAATCTGCGCAGCAACAAGAAATTCTCAGGACCTTTATGCGGGAGTCTCCCCGCGTGGCGCGCTTATGCTTCTTGCTGCCTGCAGGGGACTCGCCTTTGTGTCCGGCAGGGATTTTGTGACAGATCAGGATATACGGGATATGGCAGTTCCTGTATTGGCCCACAGAGTTAGTACTGTGTCCAGTGACCTGGATGCCGGCGAACTGATTACAACGATCAGCCGGAAGGAGT